One genomic segment of Gossypium arboreum isolate Shixiya-1 chromosome 3, ASM2569848v2, whole genome shotgun sequence includes these proteins:
- the LOC108474790 gene encoding uncharacterized protein LOC108474790, with amino-acid sequence MAPHPPFKPSSIAPLPLSSPFTQFSYQPNMFDPTKELPKSYVSLSDHLTGGFSDCNDSYDRAMNYGPKVQKTAQNYANYSSWNTLEGRFEVETLMADDESGISSPPLWKSSPQHENNVNYRCLSPSSRAQAIARGQKELMEMVSKMPESCYELSLKDLVEHQPVVVVEPKQESFAQGRGSNSIDERKYKNEKQNSQKQQLSRSGSLVDNGGFLLKMVFPVSLGSKKKKKMKKNKSKKNDPNTNSNSKVSPKPTVADASGKTVDKEWWKKRSGSSESDSSGSTIKSGSTKSIRSSSSGSGRSYRSISTTSRRHRRSGCLAFIFPNKTKALRSKEANPQS; translated from the exons ATGGCTCCACACCCACCTTTTAAACCATCTTCAATTGCTCCCCTGCCTCTTTCTTCTCCTTTCACCCAATTTTCTTACCAACCAAACATGTTTGATCCTACCAAAGAACTGCCCAAATCTTATGTCAGTTTATCGGATCACTTAACTGGAGGATTCAGTGATTGTAATGACAGTTATGATCGTGCCATGAACTACGGTCCCAAAGTGCAAAAAACTGCTCAAAACTACGCAAATTACAGCAGTTGGAACACCTTGGAAGGGAGGTTCGAAGTTGAAACATTGATGGCGGACGATGAGTCCGGAATTTCCAGTCCTCCTTTATGGAAATCTAGTCCTCAACATGAAAACAACGTTAATTACCGGTGTCTATCGCCATCGTCGAGAGCTCAAGCCATAGCTAGAGGCCAAAAGGAGCTTATGGAAATGGTTAGTAAAATGCCCGAGTCTTGTTACGAACTTTCGTTGAAAGATCTCGTGGAACATCAGCCTGTCGTTGTTGTGGAACCGAAGCAGGAGAGTTTCGCCCAAGGGAGAGGTTCAAATTCGATCGATGAACGCAAGTACAAGAACGAGAAGCAGAACAGTCAGAAACAGCAACTTAGTAGGAGTGGGAGCTTAGTAGATAATGGAGGGTTTCTTCTAAAAATGGTGTTTCCAGTTTCGTTAGGGtctaagaaaaagaagaagatgaagaagaataAGAGTAAGAAGAATGATCCTAACACGAATAGTAATTCAAAAGTTTCTCCAAAGCCGACTGTAGCAGATGCATCTGGTAAGACTGTAGATAAAGAATGGTGGAAGAAGAGATCGGGGTCGAGCGAGAGCGACAGCAGCGGATCGACTATAAAGAGTGGCAGCACCAAAAGCATCCGTAGCAGCAGCAGTGGCAGCGGCAGAAGCTACCGGAGCATCAGCACTACCAGCCGCAG GCATAGGAGAAGTGGTTGCTTGGCTTTTATCTTCCCTAACAAAACCAAAGCATTGCGGTCAAAAGAGGCCAATCCTCAGAGTTGA
- the LOC108475579 gene encoding putative pentatricopeptide repeat-containing protein At1g77010, mitochondrial encodes MTMELDHQYYGHLLQSCTTRNSILLGKQLHLFFLKKGILGSTITVGNRLLQMYARCGTMAETWKLFDEMPQRNCFSWNTLIEGYMKSGNKEKSLELFQLMPHKNDFSWNLVISGFAKAGELEVAGALFDDMPRKNGFACYSMIHGYARNGEAKKAIELFTESGSSGDAFVLATVIGACVDLGAIEYGKQIHAHMLVAGIELDPVLCSSLINLYGKCGDLDGASRVLNLMTEPDDFSLSALISGYATCGRMTDARRIFDRKSDPSVVLWNSLISGHVLNNEEIKALAVFNRMREKGVRQDFSSIAVILRACSSLYILEHVKQMHGHAHKVGAISDVIVASTLIDSYSKFGWPNDACKLFSELEAYDTILLNSMIAVYSSCGRIEDAKQIFMTMPNKSLISWNSMIVGLSQNGCPVEALDLFFKMNKLNLRIDKFTLASAISACASISSIELGEQVFAKATHIGLESDQIISTSLVDFYCKCGLVEYGRKIFDTMTKSDEISWNSMLMGYATNGHGFEALLLFNEMINAGVGPTNVTFIAVLSACDHCGLLEEGRKWFNSMKRDYHYDPGIEHYSCMVDLFARVGCLEEAMNLIGEMPFKADASLWLSVLRGCVAHGDKTLGKEVAERIIELDPGNSSAYVQLSSLFATSGEWETSAIVRKIMREKQIQKNPGFSCADS; translated from the coding sequence ATGACCATGGAGCTTGATCACCAATATTATGGTCATTTGCTTCAATCTTGTACAACCCGCAACTCCATTCTCCTAGGGAAACAGCTCCACCTCTTTTTCCTCAAAAAGGGTATCCTTGGTTCCACTATTACAGTAGGAAATCGCCTCCTCCAAATGTATGCGCGGTGCGGTACTATGGCTGAGACTTGGAAACTGTTTGATGAAATGCCGCAGAGAAATTGTTTTTCTTGGAATACACTGATTGAAGGGTACATGAAATCTGGAAATAAAGAGAAGTCATTGGAGTTGTTCCAGTTGATGCCGCATAAAAATGATTTCTCCTGGAACTTAGTCATTTCCGGGTTTGCCAAAGCTGGCGAGTTAGAAGTTGCAGGGGCTTTGTTTGATGACATGCCTAGGAAAAATGGGTTTGCTTGCTATTCGATGATTCACGGTTACGCTCGGAATGGGGAAGCAAAAAAGGCTATTGAGCTGTTTACAGAATCGGGATCTTCGGGTGATGCATTTGTGTTGGCAACTGTTATTGGGGCATGCGTTGATTTGGGAGCTATAGAATATGGGAAGCAGATTCATGCACATATGTTGGTTGCGGGAATAGAGCTTGATCCAGTGTTGTGCAGTTCTCTGATAAACTTATATGGGAAATGTGGTGACTTGGATGGTGCAAGTCGTGTTTTGAATTTGATGACAGAACCGGATGATTTTTCTTTGTCTGCATTAATTTCTGGTTATGCAACCTGTGGCAGAATGACTGATGCAAGAAGAATATTTGATAGAAAAAGTGATCCATCTGTTGTTTTATGGAATTCTTTGATCTCAGGACATGTTTTGAACAATGAGGAAATTAAAGCATTAGCTGTCTTTAATAGGATGCGGGAAAAAGGGGTTCGGCAAGACTTTTCTTCGATTGCAGTTATTCTGAGGGCCTGCAGTAGTTTATACATTTTGGAACATGTCAAACAGATGCATGGTCATGCTCATAAAGTTGGTGCGATCTCTGATGTTATCGTAGCCAGCACTCTGATTGATTCTTACTCCAAGTTTGGATGGCCTAATGATGCTTGCAAGTTGTTTAGTGAGCTCGAAGCCTATGATACAATCTTGCTTAACTCTATGATCGCTGTGTATTCCAGCTGTGGAAGAATTGAAGATGCAAAGCAGATTTTCATGACAATGCCAAATAAAAGCCTGATATCATGGAATTCAATGATAGTAGGTCTGAGTCAAAATGGTTGTCCAGTTGAGGCATTAGATCTATTCTTCAAGATGAATAAATTAAACCTGAGAATCGACAAGTTTACTTTGGCTAGTGCCATCAGTGCCTGTGCTAGCATCTCCAGCATTGAACTTGGTGAACAAGTATTTGCTAAAGCTACTCACATTGGACTTGAATCTGATCAAATAATATCTACCTCCCTTGTTGATTTCTACTGCAAATGTGGTTTAGTTGAATATGGGCGAAAAATATTTGACACAATGACAAAATCAGATGAAATCTCTTGGAATTCCATGCTTATGGGTTATGCTACCAATGGTCATGGGTTTGAAGCATTGTTGTTGTTCAATGAAATGATAAATGCTGGTGTAGGGCCAACTAACGTAACATTTATAGCAGTCCTGTCTGCCTGTGATCATTGTGGACTTCTAGAGGAGGGACGAAAGTGGTTTAACTCAATGAAAAGGGACTATCATTATGATCCGGGGATAGAGCACTACTCTTGCATGGTTGATCTTTTTGCCCGTGTTGGTTGCCTTGAGGAAGCAATGAATCTCATAGGAGAAATGCCTTTTAAGGCGGATGCAAGTTTGTGGTTATCTGTTTTGAGAGGCTGTGTTGCGCATGGAGACAAAACTCTTGGAAAGGAGGTGGCAGAGCGGATTATCGAGCTTGATCCTGGAAACTCCAGTGCTTACGTACAGTTATCCAGCTTATTTGCTACCTCTGGTGAATGGGAAACATCAGCTATTGTTAGAAAGATAATGAGAGAAAAGCAAATTCAGAAGAATCCTGGTTTCAGTTGCGCTGACAGTTGA
- the LOC108475535 gene encoding pentatricopeptide repeat-containing protein At1g43980, mitochondrial: protein MRPFLKPIYWSQKPTLSHCNNLINHCLSFNSIKFAQTIHAQLIKFGFSGTTFLGNRFVDLYLKVGSFHDVSKVFEEINDKNVISWNIRLNGLLKFGHFKKACSLFDEMPEKDVVSWNSMISGCGLLGFWDHGLEVFKQMQNFGVRPSKFTFSILTTLVSCARQGKEIHCNMITSGVCLSNLVIGNSLIDMYGKLGLVQYAFGVLLSMEEVDVVSWNSLISGCCKSGHEDLALKQFDQMRLSGYSPDEYTMSKAIAICTNLRNLDKGNQIFALCIKMGFISNPIVSSAIIDLFSKCNVLKDSVKHFEEVQRWDSLVCNSMISGYARHGLQDDVFLLFLLAFREDCRPTEFTLSSILSCINFLSVEQGPQIHSLVIKSGFLSELIVATSLVDMYTNIGLIDSAMQVFSEMHVKDLISWNTLIMGLAHNGRAVETLELFKELLREGLALDRITLSGILLACRCGGFVDVGMSIFSSMEEEFGVTPRDEHYACVIDMLCHAGKFKEAFDTLETMPFEPSFLVWKSLALATMTYTSLNITETIAKKMIEQKPQSSLPYSVLNHAYEMSGKWEGIIRVKKAMKQRLKKTVGCSWIGTKKHVFMFEADRLQHKGGKDIYLILELLTWELEENSSIHVELEIEGAEG, encoded by the coding sequence ATGCGCCCTTTCCTAAAACCAATTTATTGGTCTCAGAAACCCACGCTTTCACATTGCAACAACCTTATAAACCATTGTTTATCCTTCAACTCCATTAAGTTTGCCCAAACTATCCATGCTCAGTTGATTAAATTCGGATTCAGTGGCACAACTTTTTTGGGTAATCGCTTTGTGGACCTTTACCTCAAAGTTGGCTCTTTTCATGATGTTTCCAAAGTGTTTGAGGAGATAAACGACAAAAATGTCATATCTTGGAACATTAGGTTGAATGGGTTGTTAAAGTTTGGTCATTTTAAGAAAGCATGTTCATTGTTTGACGAAATGCCCGAGAAAGATGTTGTTAGTTGGAACTCGATGATTTCGGGTTGTGGGTTGTTGGGATTTTGGGATCATGGCTTGGAAGTGTTTAAGCAAATGCAGAACTTTGGTGTTAGACCGAGTAAGTTCACGTTTTCAATTCTGACAACATTAGTGTCTTGTGCTAGACAAGGCAAGGAAATTCATTGTAACATGATTACGAGTGGTGTTTGTTTGTCCAATTTAGTGATCGGCAATTCGTTGATTGATATGTATGGTAAGCTTGGATTGGTACAGTATGCTTTTGGTGTGTTGTTAAGTATGGAAGAGGTGGATGTTGTGTCTTGGAATTCATTGATTTCGGGTTGTTGTAAGTCAGGTCATGAAGACTTGGCATTGAAACAGTTTGATCAAATGAGATTGTCTGGTTATTCCCCAGATGAATATACAATGTCCAAAGCGATTGCTATTTGTACTAATTTGAGAAATTTGGATAAGGGTAACCAAATATTTGCTCTATGTATCAAGATGGGGTTCATCTCGAATCCCATTGTTTCGAGTGCCATTATTGACCTTTTCTCGAAATGCAATGTATTGAAGGACTCGGTTAAGCATTTTGAAGAAGTGCAACGTTGGGATTCTCTGGTTTGCAATTCTATGATCTCAGGTTATGCTAGGCATGGCTTACAGGATGATGTTTTCTTACTTTTTTTGCTTGCTTTTAGGGAGGATTGTAGGCCTACTGAGTTCACTCTAAGTAGTATTCTAAGCTGTATAAATTTTCTTTCAGTTGAGCAAGGACCTCAAATCCATTCTTTGGTGATAAAATCTGGTTTTTTGTCGGAATTAATTGTTGCAACTTCACTTGTTGATATGTATACTAATATTGGATTAATTGACTCAGCAATGCAGGTTTTCTCTGAAATGCATGTAAAAGATCTAATATCTTGGAATACTTTAATTATGGGTTTGGCTCACAACGGCAGAGCTGTTGAGACATTGGAACTATTTAAAGAACTACTCAGAGAAGGTTTGGCACTGGATCGAATAACACTTTCTGGAATTCTATTAGCTTGCAGGTGTGGCGGTTTTGTTGATGTAGGAATGAGTATCTTTTCTTCAATGGAGGAAGAATTCGGAGTTACACCTCGTGATGAGCactatgcatgtgtaattgataTGCTCTGCCATGCTGGTAAATTCAAAGAAGCATTTGATACTTTAGAAACAATGCCTTTTGAACCTAGCTTTTTAGTTTGGAAATCACTAGCACTTGCTACTATGACTTACACCAGCCTGAACATCACTGAAACAATAGCCAAGAAGATGATAGAACAGAAACCACAGTCATCTTTACCCTATTCGGTGTTGAATCATGCATACGAGATGAGTGGTAAATGGGAAGGTATAATTCGAGTGAAGAAGGCCATGAAGCAGAGGTTGAAGAAAACCGTTGGATGCAGTTGGATTGGAACAAAAAAACATGTATTCATGTTCGAAGCTGATAGGTTACAGCACAAGGGAGGAAaagatatatatttaatattggAACTATTAACTTGGGAGTTGGAAGAAAATAGCAGTATTCATGTAGAGCTTGAGATAGAGGGTGCTGAGGGGTAA